A window of the Thunnus albacares chromosome 15, fThuAlb1.1, whole genome shotgun sequence genome harbors these coding sequences:
- the colec11 gene encoding collectin-11, with protein MRGEKHLLPIILMYVLSLLTLQTSYGQHLTEEPCTVQILVPGLKGEPGEKGQKGAPGRPGRVGPPGEIGSPGLKGQKGVMGRYGKVGPSGMKGAKGDMGDPGPRGPDGEPGVPCECTPMRKMIGEMDILVAQLSSELKFIKNAVAGIKETDSKVYLLVKEEKRYTDAEVYCQTRGGHLAMPKDEGANAAIAGYITEAGLSRVYIGIHDLDREGVFTYVDQSPMSTFSKWRKGEPNNAYDDEDCAEMVASGEWTDVACHPTMYFVCEFDKDSV; from the exons atgagaggagagaagcatTTACTGCCAATTATACTAATGTATGTGCTGAGTTTATTAACACTGCAGACATCTTATGGACAGCACTTGACAGAGGAGCCCTGCACTGTTCAGATCCTCGTCCCGGGACTCAAAG GAGAACCAGGAGAGAAAGGGCAAAAGGGGGCACCGGGGAGACCAGGAAGAGTTGGCCCTCCAGGAGAAATTG GTTCACCTGGGCTTAAAGGACAGAAAGGCGTAATGGGACGTTATGGAAAAGTGGGCCCAAGTGGAATGAAAG GTGCAAAGGGAGATATGGGAGATCCAGGTCCAAGGGGCCCCGATGGAGAGCCAG GTGTTCCATGTGAGTGCACACCAATGAGAAAGATGATTGGAGAAATGGACATTCTTGTGGCACAGCTATCCTCCGAACTGAAGTTCATTAAAAATG CTGTTGCTGGCATaaaagagacagacagtaaGGTCTATCTGTTGGTGAAGGAGGAGAAACGCTACACTGATGCCGAAGTCTACTGTCAGACGAGGGGAGGGCACCTGGCCATGCCCAAGGATGAGGGAGCCAACGCTGCCATCGCAGGGTACATTACAGAAGCAGGCCTGAGCAGAGTCTATATTGGCATTCATGACCTGGACCGTGAGGGTGTTTTCACCTATGTGGATCAGTCTCCCATGTCCACTTTCAGCAAATGGAGGAAAGGAGAGCCCAACAATGCCTATGATGATGAGGACTGTGCTGAGATGGTGGCCTCTGGGGAGTGGACTGATGTGGCGTGCCACCCCACcatgtattttgtttgtgaatTTGACAAAGACAGTGTCTGA